The following coding sequences lie in one Primulina huaijiensis isolate GDHJ02 chromosome 2, ASM1229523v2, whole genome shotgun sequence genomic window:
- the LOC140970625 gene encoding translationally-controlled tumor protein homolog, with protein sequence YNIPFSGDELLSDSFLYREIENGILWEVEGKWVTKGACDVDIGANPSAEGGEEDEGVDDQAVKVVDVVNTFRLQEQPSFDKKQFVAYVKKYIKLLTPKLEGEQQELFKKNIEGATKFLLSKLKDLQFFVGESMHDDSSLVFAYYKDGSTDPTFLYFGIGLKEVKC encoded by the exons taCAATATACCCTTTTCAGGTGATGAACTTCTTTCAGACTCATTTCTGTACAGAGAAATTGAGAATGGGATCCTTTGGGAAGTTGAGGGAAAG TGGGTCACTAAGGGTGCATGTGATGTGGACATTGGTGCAAACCCCTCTGCCGAAGGTGGTGAAGAGGACGAAGGTGTTGATGACCAAGCTGTTAAAGTAGTTGACGTTGTTAACACGTTTAGACTTCAG GAACAACCTTCTTTTGACAAGAAGCAGTTTGTAGCGTACGTCAAGAAGTACATCAAGCTGTTGACGCCCAAGCTTGAAGGTGAGCAGCAAGAGCTGTTCAAGAAGAACATTGAGGGGGCTACTAAGTTTTTGCTGTCGAAGCTCAAAGACCTGCAATT CTTTGTGGGAGAGAGCATGCATGATGATAGCTCCCTCGTGTTTGCTTACTACAAGGATGGCTCAACTGATCCGACATTCTTGTACTTTGGTATTGGTTTGAAGGAAGTCAAGTGTTGA
- the LOC140962469 gene encoding uncharacterized protein, which translates to MVMEIVHEDLGEGNMGCVNHQYKNSTPGGICAFCLQEKLGKLVSSSFPVAVVPCSSSSSTPSFRSDFGRGSIASTGGRAAIFQARRLASNSSAHSQFLNYMDTSRGKGSSFLGYDTARRSRLPFILTHGRQKDETMACSDSNSFIFRRSMSTTPRRGVHFLAENHPKDHTRMTKFLSFLYMPKLSTNKTTTIHSKPLNSSSATPKTMCGSSSRDKKKEDFVDVDEPEDGSPDEAAFNRKVSRSRSVGCGSRSFSGDLFEKISTGFGDCTLRRVESQREAKPKISSVHKVGVNEKVKCGGIFSGFMTPSSSSSSSTEDKSISATHSSMVNISHGRIRSWGWALASPMRAFGKQPSTGKSVTGSIKNATSNLAAIPSLLAV; encoded by the coding sequence ATGGTGATGGAAATTGTGCATGAAGATTTGGGAGAAGGAAACATGGGATGTGTAAACCATCAGTACAAGAACAGCACTCCTGGTGGGATCTGTGCCTTTTGTCTTCAAGAAAAGCTTGGAAAGCTTGTTTCTTCATCATTTCCTGTAGCTGTTGTACCgtgttcttcctcttcttcaacTCCCTCTTTTAGATCCGACTTTGGTCGTGGTAGCATCGCCTCTACAGGTGGCAGAGCCGCCATCTTTCAAGCCCGCCGTCTTGCATCGAATTCATCGGCTCATTCTCAGTTTCTGAACTACATGGACACCTCCAGAGGTAAGGGTAGTAGCTTTCTTGGCTACGACACTGCTAGGAGGTCAAGACTGCCTTTTATTTTGACCCACGGGAGGCAGAAAGATGAAACGATGGCATGTTCAGATTCCAACAGCTTCATTTTCAGGAGAAGTATGTCAACAACTCCTAGAAGAGGTGTGCATTTCTTGGCTGAAAATCATCCTAAAGATCATACTCGTATGACAAAATTCTTGTCATTCCTTTACATGCCGAAGCTCTCAACTAACAAAACAACTACAATACACTCCAAACCTTTGAACTCCTCATCCGCGACACCTAAAACTATGTGTGGTAGTTCATCAAGGGACAAGAAAAAGGAAGACTTCGTTGATGTGGATGAACCTGAAGATGGTAGCCCTGATGAGGCTGCATTTAACAGAAAGGTTTCAAGATCTAGATCTGTTGGTTGTGGGAGCAGGAGCTTTTCAGGTGATTTATTTGAGAAGATTTCAACTGGCTTTGGCGATTGCACCCTCCGCAGAGTGGAATCTCAGAGGGAAGCGAAGCCCAAAATTTCCTCAGTTCATAAAGTTGGTGTCAATGAAAAAGTGAAATGTGGTGGGATTTTCAGTGGTTTTATGACCCCTTCATCCTCTTCATCGTCTTCAACCGAGGATAAATCAATCTCTGCAACTCATTCATCAATGGTAAATATTTCGCATGGCAGAATTAGAAGTTGGGGATGGGCATTGGCTAGCCCGATGAGAGCTTTTGGCAAGCAGCCCTCTACGGGTAAAAGTGTTACTGGCTCGATTAAGAATGCCACTTCCAATTTGGCTGCAATCCCTTCATTGTTGGCTGTTTGA
- the LOC140962473 gene encoding chaperone protein dnaJ 49-like, producing the protein MDSNKDEALKCFNIAREAIAAGNKQRALKLIGIARRLNENLPVDDLLAACENLDAPSVGASNHMETVKRPRNNVGLADGGGVSNGERNYTEEHVQLVRQIRTKKDYYSVLGVEKSCSVEEIRKAYKKLSLKVHPDKNKAPGAEEAFKKVGKAFKCLSDDDSRRQYDQTGFVDEFEYNQQNNVMQRRRRTGNDFFDDDFDPDEIFRAFFGRRDAFRNARVYRTRTTDGGDHHREDLGDNGPNVMLLLQLLPFLIIILLAYLPFSEPEYSLQKNYSYQFKKTTENHGVEFFVKSPEFDQNYPIGSSSRQDIENNVIKDYQHMLGRYCHMEMQRRHWNRHFPTPHCDRLESFTS; encoded by the coding sequence ATGGATAGCAACAAGGATGAGGCTTTGAAGTGCTTTAATATTGCTCGGGAGGCCATCGCCGCTGGCAATAAACAAAGAGCACTTAAATTAATAGGGATCGCACGCCGCCTGAATGAGAATTTACCCGTGGATGATCTTTTGGCTGCATGTGAAAATCTTGATGCTCCTTCTGTTGGTGCCTCTAATCACATGGAGACTGTCAAGAGGCCGAGAAACAATGTGGGCTTAGCTGATGGTGGCGGGGTTTCAAATGGGGAGAGGAATTACACGGAGGAGCATGTGCAGTTGGTTAGGCAAATTAGGACTAAGAAAGATTATTATTCCGTTCTTGGCGTGGAAAAGAGCTGTTCTGTGGAGGAGATTAGGAAGGCATATAAGAAGTTGTCTCTGAAAGTTCATCCTGATAAGAATAAAGCTCCGGGAGCTGAGGAGGCATTCAAGAAAGTTGGCAAGGCATTCAAATGTTTGAGTGATGATGACTCGAGGAGGCAGTATGATCAGACGGGTTTTGTGGATGAGTTTGAGTATAATCAGCAGAATAATGTTATGCAAAGAAGAAGGAGAACAGGGAATGACTTCTTCGATGACGACTTTGACCCCGATGAGATATTTCGGGCTTTCTTTGGTCGGCGTGATGCATTCAGAAATGCTCGAGTTTACAGGACTAGGACAACTGACGGTGGTGATCATCACAGGGAAGATTTGGGTGATAATGGACCAAATGTTATGCTGCTTCTTCAGTTGCTACCGTTTTTAATAATCATTCTGCTTGCCTATCTTCCTTTCTCTGAGCCGGAGTATTCATTGCAAAAGAACTATTCGtatcaattcaagaaaacaacGGAGAATCACGGAGTTGAGTTTTTTGTCAAATCACCTGAATTTGATCAGAATTATCCTATAGGAAGCTCTAGTCGACAAGACATTGAAAATAATGTGATCAAGGACTACCAACACATGCTTGGACGGTATTGTCACATGGAAATGCAGAGGCGTCATTGGAACAGACACTTTCCAACTCCTCACTGTGACAGGCTTGAAAGTTTCACATCATGA
- the LOC140962462 gene encoding peroxisomal fatty acid beta-oxidation multifunctional protein MFP2-like, producing the protein MNSSKGRTTLDVGADGVAIITLLNPPVNSLSFDVLDSLKDNYEQALRRDDVKAIVVTGARGKFSGGFDISAFGKIHDKSVRAPKPGFVSLDILSNIVAAAKKPSVAAVDGLALGGGLEVAMACHARISTPNAQLGLPELQLGILPGFGGTQALPRLVGIAKALEMMLKSQPVKGQDALSLGLVDAIASPDELVNTARRWALDILEFKKPWINSFYKTEKLEPFGEAREMFKFARAQTRKQAPNLAHPLVCIDVVEEGIVAGAHAGLLKEAQEFQTLVESDTCKSLVHIFFAQRGTTKVPGVTDSGLKPRRIKKVAILGGGLMGSGIATSLILSNFPVILKEVNDKFLQAGIGRVKENLQSRVKKGAMTQEKLEKTLSLLKGALDYESFRDVDMVIEAVIENVALKQQIFSDLEKYCPPHCVLASNTSTIDLNLIGEKTKSQDRIIGAHFFSPAHVMPLLEIVRTQKTSPQAIVDLLDVGKKIKKTPVVVGNCTGFAVNRMFFPYTQAALLLVDRGADVYKIDRAISKFGMPMGPFRLCDLVGFGVAVATGGQFVLNFPERTYKSMLIPLMQEDKRAGETTRRGFYIYDEKRKAVPDPELKKYIEKAREISGVSIDPKLTNLQDKDIIEMIFFPVVNEACRVLDEGIALKAADLDISAVMGMGFPPYRGGILFWADTLGSKYICSRLEEYSNSYGEFFKPCSYLAGRAAKGNPLSLTVDPAKSRL; encoded by the exons ATGAACAGCTCAAAGGGAAGAACGACGCTTGATGTGGGAGCTGATGGGGTGGCCATAATCACCCTCCTCAATCCTCCTGTCAATTCTCTATCTTTTGATG TGTTGGACAGCTTAAAAGATAATTATGAACAGGCGTTGAGAAGGGATGATGTGAAGGCAATTGTTGTTACAG GTGCACGAGGAAAATTTTCTGGTGGCTTTGATATAAGTGCATTTGGAAAAATTCACGATAAAAGCG TTCGAGCACCGAAGCCCGGTTTTGTGTCTTTGGATATTCTCAGCAATATTGTGGCAG CTGCAAAAAAACCCTCTGTGGCTGCTGTTGATGGTCTTGCCTTGGGTGGAGGATTAGAAGTTGCAATG GCCTGTCATGCACGTATTTCTACTCCTAATGCTCAATTGGGCTTACCGGAGTTGCAGCTTGGGATATTACCTGGATTTGGAG GAACACAGGCCCTGCCACGCCTTGTTGGCATAGCCAAGGCCCTTGAAATGATGCTG AAATCACAACCTGTCAAAGGCCAGGATGCCTTAAGTTTAGGCCTTGTGGATGCCATTGCTTCACCTGATGAATTAGTAAATACTGCTCGTCGATGGGCTCTTGACATTTTGGAGTTTAAAAAACCCTGGATCAACAGTTTTTACAAGACTGAAAAGTTGGAACCTTTCGGTGAAGCCAGGGAAATGTTTAAGTTTGCTCGAGCTCAGACCCGTAAACAAGCTCCGAACCTCGCACACCCCCTAGTTTGCATTGACGTTGTTGAGGAAGGCATAGTCGCTGGCGCTCATGCTGGGCTCTTGAAG GAAGCTCAAGAATTCCAAACTCTTGTGGAATCGGATACTTGCAAGAGCTTGGTTCATATTTTCTTTGCCCAGCGTGGTACCACAAAG GTTCCAGGGGTCACAGATAGTGGCTTGAAACCAAGGCGGATAAAGAAGGTTGCAATCCTAGGTGGAGGGCTTATGGGCTCTGGAATAGCAACTTCATTGATTCTCAGTAATTTTCCAGTTATTTTAAAGGAAGTGAACGATAAGTTCTTACAGGCTGGTATTGGTAGAGTAAAAG aaaatttgcAAAGCCGGGTCAAGAAAGGGGCAATGACCCAAGAGAAGCTTGAAAAAACTCTTTCTTTGCTCAAGGGTGCACTTGATTATGAAAGCTTTAGAGATGTGGACATGGTTATAGAG GCTGTCATCGAGAACGTTGCTTTGAAGCAGCAAATATTCTCAGATCTTGAAAAGTATTGCCCTCCACATTGCGTTCTCGCTAGTAATACTTCTACTATTGATCTAAACTTGATTGGGGAAAAGACCAAGTCCCAGGATCGTATCATTGGAGCCCACTTTTTCAG TCCAGCTCATGTGATGCCGCTTTTAGAAATAGTTCGCACACAGAAAACATCTCCCCAAGCAATTGTAGATTTACTCGATGTTGGGAAGAAAATAAAGAAGACTCCAGTTGTGGTCGGAAACTGCACTGGTTTTGCTGTCAACAGAATGTTCTTTCCTTACACTCAAGCTGCTTTATTACTTGTAGACCGTGGTGCAGATGTCTACAAGATAGATAGAGCCATCTCCAAATTTGGAATGCCAATGGGTCCGTTCAG ATTGTGTGACCTTGTTGGATTTGGAGTTGCCGTCGCTACTGGGGGAcaatttgttttgaattttcctGAAAGGACATACAAGTCAATGCTGATTCCACTCATGCAAGAGGATAAGAGAGCAG GTGAAACGACTCGACGAGGGTTCTATATATATGACGAGAAGCGGAAAGCTGTTCCAGATCCAGAGCTCAAGAAGTACATTGAGAAGGCTAGGGAGATATCTGGTGTCAGCATCGACCCGAAG TTAACAAACTTACAAGATAAAGATATCATTGAGATGATATTCTTTCCTGTGGTGAATGAGGCCTGTCGGGTACTGGACGAAGGCATCGCACTCAAGGCTGCTGATCTCGACATATCTGCCGTCATGGGCATGGGGTTTCCTCCTTACAG AGGAGGGATCTTGTTTTGGGCCGACACTCTTGGATCAAAATACATCTGTTCGAGGCTGGAGGAATATTCGAACTCATATGGAGAATTTTTCAAGCCCTGCTCTTATTTGGCTGGACGAGCTGCAAAGGGGAATCCCTTG AGTCTGACTGTTGATCCAGCGAAGTCGCGCTTGTGA
- the LOC140958643 gene encoding translationally-controlled tumor protein homolog has protein sequence MLVYQDLLAGDELLSDSFLYREIENGILWEVEGKWVTKGACDVDIGANPSAEGGEEDEGVDDQAVKVVDVVNTFRLQEQPSFDKKQFVAYVKKYIKLLTPKLEGEQQELFKKNIEGATKFLLSKLKDLQFFVGESMHDDSSLVFAYYKDGSTDPTFLYFGIGLKEVKC, from the exons ATGTTGGTCTATCAAGATTTACTCGCAG GTGATGAACTTCTTTCAGACTCATTTCTGTACAGAGAAATTGAGAATGGGATCCTTTGGGAAGTTGAGGGAAAG TGGGTCACTAAGGGTGCATGTGATGTGGACATTGGTGCAAACCCCTCTGCCGAAGGTGGTGAAGAGGACGAAGGTGTTGATGACCAAGCTGTTAAAGTAGTTGACGTTGTTAACACGTTTAGACTTCAG GAACAACCTTCTTTTGACAAGAAGCAGTTTGTAGCGTACGTCAAGAAGTACATCAAGCTGTTGACGCCCAAGCTTGAAGGTGAGCAGCAAGAGCTGTTCAAGAAGAACATTGAGGGGGCTACTAAGTTTTTGCTGTCGAAGCTCAAAGACCTGCAATT CTTTGTGGGAGAGAGCATGCATGATGATAGCTCCCTCGTGTTTGCTTACTACAAGGATGGCTCAACTGATCCGACATTCTTGTACTTTGGTATTGGTTTGAAGGAAGTCAAGTGTTGA